In the genome of Mesosutterella faecium, the window TCGACAAGATGCCCACCGCCGGCGGCAACTCCATCATCAACGGCGGCGCTGTGGCCGCGGCCGGCACCGACATGCAGAAGGCGGCCGGCATCAAGGACAGCCCCGACCTCCTCTACAAGGACATCATGAAGGCGGGCGGCGGACTCTGCCACCCGGAGCTCGCCCGCCACATCGCCGACAGCTCGGTTGAGAACTTCTACTGGCTGCGCGACAAGATCGGCGTCAAGTTCCAGGCCGTCACCTATCACGGCGGCCACTCCGTGAAGCGCTCCCACGCTGTGACGAGCCACCGCGGCGACGGCTTCATCCTGCCGATGCTCGCCAAGTGCAAGGAATACGGCATCCCGGTGCGGCTGCGCACCTTTGTCGAGGAAATCATCGAGGACGACCAGGGCCGCGTGGTCGGCGTCAAGGTCCGCGAGAAGTACCGCTTCCCCCGCGCGAACTCCGGCACCGTGAAGTACATCCGCTCCAACAAGGGGGTGCTGCTCGCCTCGGGCGGCTTCGCGCAGAACGTCACGATGCGCATGAGCCACGACCCGCGCCTCACCGCCGCCTTCACTTCCACGAACCAGCCCGGCGCCACGGGCGAGGTAATTCAGGAGGCCCAGTTCCTCGGGGCGAACACCGTCCAGATGGACTGGATCCAGCTCGGGCCCTGGACCAGCCCGGACGAAAGCGGCTTCGGACTGTGCCCGCTCGTCACCGAGGCCACCGTGGGCTACGGCCCGATGATCGACCCCGCCACGGCCCGCCGCTTCGTGATGGAGACCGGCAACCGCAAGGTGCGCGCCGACGCAATCGTCGCGATCGGGCACCCGGTCATCATGTACACCAATGAAAAGAACATCATGAATCAGGTGGTGAACCACAACATGACCCCGGCCATGTTCGAGAAGGTCCAGGCCTCCGGCGTGGTGCACAAGTTCAACACCCTCAAGGAACTCGCGGCCTTCTACAAGGTCGACTACAACGCCCTTATGAAGGAGAACGACAAGTTCAACTCCTACATGAAGGCGATGAAGGACCCGGAATTCAACTGCAAGTTCTTCAAGGACGGCGTCCCCAACGAGGAAGGCAAGGGCCCGTTCTACGGCTGGAGGCTCTGGCCGCGCGTCCACCACTGCATGGGCGGTCTCGAGATCAATAACAAGGCGCAGGTGCTCGACGCCCGCCACAACGTGATCCCCGGCCTCTATGCGGCAGGCGAGGCGACCGGCGGCGTGCACGGCATGGTGCGCCTCGGCACGGTCGCGGTGGCCGACTGCATCATCTTCGGCCGCACCGCTGCCCGCACGGCTAAAGGCTACCAGGCCTGATCCCCTGGCGGGCTCCCAGTGAAGGATCGGCTCCCTCTCCGGCCTTTCCTTCACGGCCCGGCCCTGCGCCGGGCTTTTCTTTCAATGGAGACTCTTCTTTCAGATTGCAGGTCAGACCACACAAGGGACTTTAGTTCTAAGTATTAACGCTAATAATCGAGTTCAGCCCAGTTCGAATGCTGTAATCTGA includes:
- a CDS encoding flavocytochrome c, which encodes MASLSRRHFLGGAAAGAVTAGLAAVSTSAAALSPKMPQKWDETVDFLVIGTGFAGLGGALEAHQQGIKNVLVVDKMPTAGGNSIINGGAVAAAGTDMQKAAGIKDSPDLLYKDIMKAGGGLCHPELARHIADSSVENFYWLRDKIGVKFQAVTYHGGHSVKRSHAVTSHRGDGFILPMLAKCKEYGIPVRLRTFVEEIIEDDQGRVVGVKVREKYRFPRANSGTVKYIRSNKGVLLASGGFAQNVTMRMSHDPRLTAAFTSTNQPGATGEVIQEAQFLGANTVQMDWIQLGPWTSPDESGFGLCPLVTEATVGYGPMIDPATARRFVMETGNRKVRADAIVAIGHPVIMYTNEKNIMNQVVNHNMTPAMFEKVQASGVVHKFNTLKELAAFYKVDYNALMKENDKFNSYMKAMKDPEFNCKFFKDGVPNEEGKGPFYGWRLWPRVHHCMGGLEINNKAQVLDARHNVIPGLYAAGEATGGVHGMVRLGTVAVADCIIFGRTAARTAKGYQA